ttaacaATGGGGTTCCTTTTTAAGTATCATTGCAatggggtccctattttgagaatttttagcAAACTTGGTCCCTTTTTGACATTTATAAAAACATTGAGTCTACAAATACATTTATATCAAGGGaaatgatccctacacaacacaaCTTTACCAtatacaacaatatatgcattaaaaggttgtactgtacaactgtctgatgcatgtattgttgtgtatgataaaattgtgttgtgtagggatcacctACCATCTTATATCAAAACTTGACCCAATACggtaaaaaaaaacttggctTAACTAAACTCTAACTTTTGGGCTAACTATAGAGTCCAGCCCATATATGACATCCTATATATAGGGCACTTTAAAGAACTTTTATATACTATCTACACATCTATATATAACTTTCTGTGCTGACCGGAGGAGCAAAAGGCGTTTTCTTTAAACAACATATCTGAATCTTGTTTCTTGGGAACTCGTATATGCACTCATCCTGTTTCCTAAATCTATCACCATTATCATAATTTAATGGATCCTTCTATTATGAAGTTCCTAGAGGAAGATGAGGtaattttttaatacaaattATATACAATACATGTTGTAAAATTTAATTCTATCTCTATATGTTTGGATTTCTATAATTGTTTCTAAATCTTGttgcttttttaatttttcctggggattttttttatttattattgtttacagGATGAAACAATGCATTCAGGGGCAGATGTTGAGGCTTTTACTGCTGCCCTAAATAGAGATATCGAAGgggataataacaataataataataatactaataataatcttgATAGTACTAATAtgaatactaatactaatactgATGATAGTACTCATGATACtaatatgaataataatattgataatagtagtaataataataatgataacaataataagACTACtatgaacaacaacaacaataattcTGCACTCCAAGTTCCCACTAATAATACTTCTGCACCTCAACTTCCCACAAGTAAAGATTCCACTACTGGTATCTCAcaaatcttttaacttttttgtattttacgagagcaagtacccgcgcgttgcggaggtgagatggtggggtgatacctaggtcatagagtatgataggttataggagttgatatgtcatagagtatgccttagccgtatgggctccgccctcggatttaaaattttgtcgaaagtatatcgaatgacatctctaatgaaagagcatggaattttaagaacacccatacaatttttataatttatcgatgtacggtttttgagataaaagattttgaatgaattggagtaataaatgatttatggaggagagagaaaaaagatgattggttgagatttgaggagagagaaaggataTTATAGTTGTTTTAGATAAATAGAGAATAGATGTTCAATGTTCaattttggggaagtacttaaaatcaatattgaaaatttcaagttcaatgttgaaaatctagggaaaatctgctttataatatagtatagatatatagtttaTGTAAAAAGGTTTGATTTTGAGATAACCCAAATGCTATTTCAGCTTGGATGTTAAAAATGAGCTacttttcaactttcttttAGCTATAGAAAAGGACATAGTTTATGAAATAAGATTATAGCTTGAAGGGCTTGGTGTGGAGtgtattaagtggttgaatgcATAGATATTATGAAGTAATAAATAGGTAATTGGCAATTATTAGGAGTTCGAAAAGACTTTCAGGTCTATGAACAGAGTACTTCTTTGTGGGTGGAGGTTATAAAAAGTGCAACCTTGGTCTTTGTATCTACCTCACCCAGTCACCCATTAACAAAGTTGTTTTTGTACATGCGTGATGAGTGTAAAACGGGCTGCGTTAAGTCTTGTTTTACGTATGCATCTGTGCAAAGACAGAAGAGGGGAATGAGAGAAAATGGGGAGTCAACTAAAATCCCTTTAAGAGAGACCGTGCtaatctctttcttttttttcaaaactaagGAGTTCTGTATTTTGTACAGGTTTTAGAAGGATTAGTTATAGAGTAATTTTAGATGGTGATGAATTGATGGTAGCTTTGGATTGATGTAATCCATCACTTTACAAActatacatttattttatttttcaatagtGTTTCTATTGCCTTCAACTTTCAGCTCTTTGTCATACACGATTATTTTAACAATATTGCAGCTTTATCTCAAGGAACCAATCATACTCCAAGCCAGCTATTTCAACAATGGCAATCCTCTAAACGTGAAGTAAAAGTCAGTTTCCCTAATGAAGAGGATGTTAAGCCGAATATTCATGAGCTAAAAGCATCTGCAATGGAAGTAAATCGGCATGCATCTGGTCGAGAAACTCAGCATCCACCAAATGACACTTCACGTGATATAACTCATGTCAAATCAGAACCAAGCAGACCTCAAGATGATCAACGTAATGCTCATATGTCTCAAGTTATGCATATGCAGAGTACTGATAAGAATCCTGCTCAAAATATAGCACGGATCCCTGACAATGAAGCTCAGTTGCAAAGGATGCGTAGTCAGCAAGCTGTGGCGGCAGGGCAAGCAGCTACTAATGCTATGAATCGGTCATCTGGAAAGCAAGTGCCGTTTGCCCTGCTGCTCCCTGTTATAGAGCCACAACTTGATAAAGACAAGGCTATGCAACTCCAGGGCCTATATGCTCGATTAAGGGTATAATTTAGAGTGTTATCCCTTAGCAACCATTATTCtgcttttattaatattattatccTTGTTATCATTGTTTATGCTTTCAGCGTGTACTGTATCTGTTCCATAAATCTGTCATAATGCTGAATGGATATGTTTTTACTAGAACAATAACATTAACAAAGACGAATTCGTCCGGCATATGAGAAGTCTTGTCGGGGATCATATGCTTAAGATGGCAGTCTATAAGTTACAACAAGGGCAGGTAAAGaataatactttttttatttgctaCGAGTATTAGGTACCGGTTAAggaaatttcatatttttagttgattacGACTTGATTTAATTATATGGTATGCTCGATTTTGAATGGGTAcatttttaaatccaaatagCATTGCTTCACATGTTTGCACTTTAATCAACTTTTAAAGTTTGTGCAAATTCTAATTGGCACTTTGATAGGAGCTCAGCAGATGtagtataatatatttataacagttaaataaaatgtgtttttaccTATTCTTAGACGTTCTGATTTGTTCTTATTTGCTCAGATACCTGCTCAACATTCTGCTAAAATTGGTACTCAAAAGCCATCTTCGTTTGTTGGATCCCCGCCGTTGCGTCAGGCATCTGAATCAAGCAGTCAAGCAATGGATAGTAATGCTCAAAAAGCACGATTAATGGAGCACCAATCAGATTTACATGGAGTACAAGCAAGCCATATGATTTCTAATGCTAGTGCTATGAAGCAAGAGAGGGAACAACCACCCTTTCCTATTCAGGGACTTGGCAAGCAACAGCAACAACATATTCACTTTCCACAATCGTCTTTTCCCACTTATGGAAATACTAGTGGTAACTATCACCCGAGTTCTAATCCGAATATGAATATGCCTTCACAGTCATTACAAATGAGGCAAGGTCCAGTTCATCCGACTATGGGCTCTCAGCCTATGAATCCAATGAGTTTGCCTGACATGAAGAGAATGCATGCAGCAGGTCTTACTCATTACACAAGTAATTCACCAAATTCAGGCCATTGGCAGCCATCAATGCATAAAGATCAGAGTCTTATGTCATCAATGCCCTATGCAAAaccagattctttggatcagATGAATGACCAACAGCATAAATCCCAGTTGTCAACATCACATAATTCATCTTCATTCTCTTCAAATCAGCATGAACATGGTAGTGGAGTTGCAGGATCTTCAAAGGATGATTCTCTTGAAATGATGTCTTCACGGCCTGGTTTTTCAACACCTATGAACAAGCTTGAGCCGAAATCTATTACAGCACAACTGGAACGCCAGAATGTGGTAATATGACCTTTTCTGGGTCCCCCTCCCCCTGTActtgtttatttagtttatcgGTTTGTTAATGTTCAAGCTCCTGAATGCAGGCTACTGCAAACTCACAATTGGGGTCCGGAAGTAACATAAAGACCCCCCCAAAAAAGCCAGTAGTTGGCCAGAAAAAACCATTGGAAGCACCTGTTAATTCAATTAGGTAATTTGACTTTTGCAGTCTAAACATCTTCTTTAAACTGTAAATTGACTTTGCTCTTgctatattttgtatttatttatattttatcttaatGGTACATATCAGTAAGAAGCAAAAAGTGTCTGGAGCATTCTCGGATCAAAGTATTGAGCAACTTAATGATGTAACTGCTGTCAGTGGAGTGAATCTCAAGGTATGTTTTAATCTGGTGTCAAGTATGCTGAATCACCTAATGCTTCTGGAAAAGAAATGAATTGATTCAATCACTTTGTATAGGAAGAGGAAGAACAACTGTTCTCTGGTTCAAAGGAAGACAGCCGGGTTTCAGAAGCCTCACGAAAAGTtgttcaagaagaagaagaaaggctGATTTTGCAAAAATCTCCACTCCAGAAGAAGTTGGCTGAAATCAGTAAAGCTTTAATTCATTTAGCAGTATTCTATGATTAAATAATGTAGTTTATTGGCATAGACGCATAGTACACAAGTTAAgtgttttgatatatttttaacagTGGCAAAATGTGGTGTAAAGAGCAGAAGCAATGATGTGGAGCGGTGCTTGTCACTGGTAAGCTTCAAGTTATCAtatctaatatttataaaatgatgcATATGTTGATACAGCTTCGTATCCAGTGTGCAGAGGAAAGATTGCGCGGATTGATTAGCAACCTCATCAGACTTTCAAAACAAGCAAGTATTTTGTGTTTGATTTCTTCCCTTTTGTGTTCCAATCCTTTCCCAAATATGAATCCTCCTCACTTTGAGATCTAAAACTGTTACTAATCTAATTAATCACAATTGTAGCGAGTTGACATTGAGAAGCCAAGATACCGGACTGTTATCACGTCAGATGTTCGGCAACAGATCATGTCAATGAATCAAAAAGCTCGGGAAGAATGGGAGAAGAAGCAGGCCGATGCAGAAAAACTTCAAAGAGCTGATGAGGCAAGTGTCACATTGTTTTCCAACTCAGATTATGTATACTAATGAGATTTGACTagagtgagtttttttttaattgcagCCTGAAGGTAGTGGTGATGGTGACGATGGTCGCGGGAAATTCTCTAAGGTATCAGAAAATATAGCTTCTTAGGAGTCATTTTAAGTGTTTCTGTAATTATACTTAAGAACTCTCAATGTGAAGGTaaataaagaagaagatgataagATGCGAACCACAGCTGCAAATGTTGCTGCCCGAGCGGCTGTAGGAGGAGATGACATGCTCTCAAAATGGCAACTAATGGCTGAGCAGGCCCGCCAGAAACGTGAAGGTGGACCTGATGTACCATCTACTTCTCAGCCAAGTGTAGAGGTTGGGCCTAAGCCCGTGTTGAATTCTGAGAGAAGTTCCAATGATAATCCAGATACAGAGAGGAGTTCCGCTGTTGTCACTGCTACTCCAGGTTAGTATACTATCTCTGTTATTGCCTCTTGTTATTTTGCCATGCAACCTTCTACCCTCTTAATAGCTATTAGTTTCCCTATTCAAGctctatagatatagatatactgCAATCTAGATTTCCATCTTAAGCATATGAAGACCCAGCCACCCAGGTAGATTTGCATCTTAAGTATAATAAACAGCTCAAAATATCTAGAGTACCACAAAAGAGGATGCATAGTGAATACGCTATTAAACATGCATGAAGATATGTGCATACTTGTAGTGACACGCCATTATCCTGGAGTGATTGCGGTAGGCCAGGAGAGGAACACAAGAAACAGATCGTAGAGGTGACTGTAAGGCTTATGAAAGTAGTGTGTTTCATGGCTTCCAAAAATAGTGTGTTTTCATTGCACTCCTTCCTAAAGCCAATTTTCTATACATCCGAACCTTACAATTATATCTTGTCTACTTCTTTCCATCTTGATCATCAGTATTTTGATCTAAGTTCGTaaattttttgtcttttcttacTTTTAATCCCACCATCTTGTCTTTTAGCATAATAACTCAATTTCATGTCTGCTGAACTTTCTAGTGGTCCACAATATTCCCTTAAAGCGTACCATGTCTGTTGATATGACGGCATATCCTACTTAAGTGGGGTGTGACTGCCACATTGTATCGATAGTGCTTTATTCCACGTTATCAACCGTGCATTTTCCCTTCAATTAACATCCTCATGCATCATCCTATCCCTCCGtgcttttaattttatatgCTTACTTTCCAGGGTAAGTTTTCTTCTCAAAAGGTTGCCATATGACTTCATTTGGTGCCTCGTCTTATAGCCCCGAAGATACCTTTTTTGCGAATTCTAATACTTTCTCTTTGTATTTTTCTGTTAGTTACATAATGGGTTATTTAgtcttgttttttctttctgcTGTTCATCATCACTGAGTTTTAAACATACTTGTCTCAATAATTGAACAAATTATCAATAACTTACTATCTATGCTTTTTCCTATCACCTCCAAAAATACTTTCACTTCTAATACTATCATTGGGGTATCAACAAGAACCACTTTTCGTTGTTCGCCCTATATTCTTCTATACAACTAAATCTAAGTGACATCACTAATTTTAACCCTTTGTGTGGTAACTGCAATCAAACTTGATTTGTTAGATGCTTTTAAGTTAGTGATATTGCATATTTTTTTCCTGTTATTTTTAAGGGTCTACCATATAAATAATCTACATTGGTACCTGTCAGGctgtcatatactcatatgtcTTATGCCTATATCTGGATTGATGAAAGGGAAATGAGATTTCTATTTGTTCTTTGTATAACTTTATGCGAGTCATTAATGACAATATGGgcttgatttttgtttttctatcatAAAGACATTGAATCGTTGATTTTTTATCACATTCGTTTTCGTATTTAAAACAAATTTCAGTGACTCAATATTGTAGCTTCATTATGTGGCTTTAAGCTTTGATACCTGGTAGCTATTACAATTCTTAATGCTCCTTCACTCTTGAAGACCGAGGACTCTTTCCACCCATTATAGATTTTTGTTATCTGCAATATGCTATTCCTTAGGCTATTTAGTTCATATTATGCCTACCTTTATAAGTTATATCCAAACCTTAATAGGATTAcaatcaagttcaacaatcttGCATGCTTCCAGAAATAGATGTTATAATCCTATGTTTGTCTTCTATCCGTGTAATATAAATCCCCCCTTCAGATCTATGTTGAACaccttatttaatttaatatattctGTATCTGGCTTTCTTTTCTAAAGCATCGATTTTGATTACGTTCCACACTTTTGTTTCCTCTTATCTTTACCAATGTATTTTGAGCTTCATTTCCCATTCACTGTGGGAATAACCTTAAATCATTATTTGCTAATCCTACTATTTTAAGCGCTTTTTAGGTCACTGACATCTTGTTTAATGTTTTCACCATTCTTACAATCACGCAACATTTATAGCACATAACATTTATAGCACATAACTTGATGGCACTCAACTTGAATGCATCGAGTCGAGGTTGACTTCAAATTAGTGAACTCGATTAAAGACTAATTATATCTATGCTTTCGACCTCAATTTTGCAAGTTTGTTACGGTAACATAAAAAACCTGTCCTGTATACGGGCACTTTTTTTGGGGGTTCTATAGAATACAATTATCTACATATTTCCATATGACATGGCTTCTTTGCACTTTTTACATTACTGATATATAATCTTTGTTTGCCAATTTAGTTCCTTATCAGTTATCACCAAAAGACAAAAGTATGTTACAGCTTACACTAGTTTATAATCCGTGttcataatttttgtttgttctaTTTAATATCACTCTTTGACTTTATGATCACACATGTTCAAATGGGAAATTGAAATTCACAAAGGctatgtatatatttacattttaatgcTAAATCTTGTAGCTTTGCAAAGTTTTACGGTTTACTTTAATTCTCAATGGAATTTAGCCTTTGAGATTCTTACGAATGAGAGTGTAACAGGTTCAGTAAAGAAATCGTCAAGGAATCAAGATCTGGTTCAGAATAATAGCAACATAGCCCGTACTATTACAGTCAAGGATGTCATCTCTGTTCTTGGGAGGGAAGTTCAGATGTCAAGATCGACACTTATATATCGCCTCTATGAAAAAGTCCGTTCTAATTCTGTGTCTGAATAATCGGCAACTTTGCAGAGATCTGCTTGAAAAGGACATATAGATCGCCAAAAAATTTCTTACAAGAAGTCTAATGTAGCTCAGTAAGTGGGCTTTGATGTGGTATTTCACGTTTATGGACTTCTTGGCTTGTGCTAGTAAGATGGATGTATGTTCACTGTACTATTTTCTGATATGGTCCCAGGATGAACGGTTTGAGGGCACACTTTGTATACATCAATGTTGTAGGATATCGCGAACTTCCCCTTTATGTTGTAAAATCCAACCGTGGAAATTTGAAACAAAACGGGTTAGTTGTGTATGATTTGGAATTTTGAACAACCCACAATTTCAGTGTTTGATTTGTGTATAAATGATCTTGAACAACGTACTACCAAGACGGAATTTTATTAATATGCAAAATGAGGAGTACAATATTGCAAACATTTGAATACAAAATTTGAGATTTTCGATCTGTTTGAGCTAGTGGATTCAGTCTTATaaattaatcctttaatttttGTAACCTGTTTGACATGTAATCAGTACGTAATTACAGTTGACCCATATATTGTTCATACACTTGGGATCAATTCAGTGATTCACTTCCGTAGCTTCTGAGTATTTTAAATGTTTCACCCAATGTTTTAAACCGGCCGATAGGACTGGTTAGACCGgatttttgaagatttttgGCTCAATAGTTACCATTCGTTCAGTGTAACTGGGCCAGATTAAGCTATTCAAACCACTCAAGATAGACCGGTTCTAAACCGATCAAAGTTGGTCAAGCCTCCTGGAACAGACGGAAAAATGCTGGGATCCTTTGCCACCACCGCAACCTTTCGTGAAGTCAATGGAATATTGATCCAAAACCATAACTTAAAGGATTAAATTAAAAGCCAAATAATTAGATTTAgggttgaaaaaaaataaatatacattttgaGCATAACATATATGCTGCTAGaagcatccaagatggatgcttCCTTCCTACAatctttaaaaaacaaatttaaaaattcaatcatgtgataaatttgatatgaaaCCATGTAGCAGCATATATGTTTTCGCCATACATAAAGCATGAGGGTGGTGGTGAGTAGTGGTAGAGTGCAACAATAGTGAAGTAGAAGATTGGTAGTGGTggctaaaaaagaaaaagattggaTGTACAAAATTAGGCTTTTGGAGGCTGATTTTAGAATAACATCTCGTTTCccttttacataaataattgaacttaatatattaagttaagtttcatgttttttattttgatttactCAACAGTAACCGTTAATTATTcaactttttactttatatatatggatattaTCTATTTATTCAGTCACCTTCTTTTAAAACGGCGTGTTAGTTGGTTAGTCActtaatacatttaaaactaaataagttagaaaaaaaaacggCCGGCAAGATGGTTGTAAGACTAAGAGTGTTGGGTACGAGAATTTTTTAGATTAGTAATATAATGCCAAAATTAAATTCCTCAAAACTTATATTGAtgcttttttttattagatagataaataataaaatcattcaTGTAATCAATATATAAGGTTCAATCGATAAAATATCGTAAGACATGTTCAATGTCTGGTCCAGTTTTCAAATTATTGGTTTCATGACATAAAACCCAATTTCTTATCTCTTTATAATAATCCCGATTAGGAACAAACTTGAGCATGAAGCGCATACACCCAATTTGATTTGTAAGGTTCTATTTAAGTTTCCATACGGGTTGGTATCATCCCCAACTCCCTGGCCAACTGATTAAACATAATCTTTCTCATAGGAAACAAAACAGATCAATTAAACTATGGGTAAAGGATTTGATCTTATGCTTTCAATTTCTTTCTTATCCATGGAAAGGTATGCAGTATGCTTGACCACAGGCAAAGGAATGACCATCATATCTTTTGTTCAACCACCCTTGCCAACCATTATTGAAAAAGGAAAACACAATCTGCAATGCCAATACAGGGAACACAAAACACAATCTGCAACGCCAATACAGGGAACACAAGTCTTATTGTTCAACACCAATAAAATGTTGATTGCTGCCGTTGTAAAATCTTGGATCTCCGTTGCTCATTTAAGTACAAACTTTGTTTAACGATGGTGCCATATGTCCTATACTTTTGATTAGTAACATTCCATCAAGAACTTGTTCTACCTTATGTTACATGTTAGAACACCATATCACTTATTTCCAAATACAATAAAAAGATAGCATCAATTGTTTTATAGCATTTTCATTCCATTTTTTACTTAAGATTAAGTTACTGACTTATTCATCGGCTTAGGATGTTAAATATTATAGATAACATCCTCAAACTTGCAACTTCAGCTGCACTTGTGTTAATCATGTCTTCAAACCAAATGcattattttaaaacattggaaCAAGGTTGTCCTTTTTTACTAATATCCCAAACACAATGTTATAACAAGTGACACAGAGATGATGATATTATAAACATACTGTTTCAAGCACAATTTAACATTAACCACACTTGAATGCTCACACATTGTTATCATTTCTTCAGATGCGGGAAACAAGTGTAGACGTCAGCCTTCGGATGTTTGGCTTCAGCGTGTTCCCTGCATTTCACCTCCGAAGTTGTGCAAATGAAAGTTTGCATGCAGACCTTGCACTGCAGTTCATCAAAAAACACAATTTATCAAAGCCGATACCTTTCTTCATTGGCCATTTTAAATTAgatatatgattattatatagGAAAGATAAACCCATCATTCATGATTGTCCATTCTAAAAATTCTAAAAGTTTTAAGCAAAACCAAATTCATCAGTTAGCATAGAGTTAGCAAGACAAACATACAAGCGAACTAATACAAACATTTCCATGATAGAAATTTGATGCAACTATTACTATACGCCGAAGATAAAATGATGAATATAGCACTTATAATATAGTATTCTTTCAAAGGAACTTAATCATCGGTTTTAGAAAATACTGATGTTCTAAAAATGAAAGCCTAGGTCATTGTATTGGACAAAACTGAAGGACTTTTACACACATGAGAGTTATAGGTTGGCTCGATGGTTCCGCATTCCAGCTCATAGTGGAAGTTAATATTAGCTTACAACTAGGTTTACATAGCTTAAAACTCAAGCATCTTGTTTATGTAAGATTTGTCGTTACAAGACCGCCCAACTTAAAACCTCGACTTCCAAGTCAGAAACACACACCCATAAACAATAGCCTTCGATATGAAAAAGTTGAAGACTTGCAACATTTCCAacaaattaagaataaaaacttaaaagttaaagtGACCAAAccataattacttaattacaaaaaacacaaaaaaatcaaCCAGCTCTTTATTTATGTCTATCAAAACTTACACATATAATCACTTATCAATAGTTTTGCCTGAAAAACTACTAATTTAAGTTTAAAAGCAAAAAACTTTACACCAAGCtactatttctaaaaaaaatagaataaacaATTAGCACAAATACAAGTAATTCTACAAATCCATGACAAATATCAACAGATCTACAAAAAATACAACTACTGTAAAGAAAATTCACTAGATTATTAGCAATagcaatattttataaataaaaacctCCGATTTTTATAATATGATAAATTTAGCCAACGATTTATCAAAATTAAAGTCATATTGTAAAGGATCCAACAGATCAAAAACAAAACCTGGATGTTCATAGCTTTCTTGTTGGCCTCAAGCTGACTTcctaaaaattttcaaaacaaaattaatacaAACATTACACTAAAAAAACATCATCAACCAAGATTTTAATTAAAGTTACATTGATCTTATGggaattttataaaataaaaaaaaataaaaagaagggaGAAGGGGGTAACCTTTGCCAGCAGCTTTGGCTTTTTCTAAATTCTTTTCACGGGCCATCTTGGATTTCTGAGCATTACCTCCACCCATGGCtgcctctctctctctctctctctgatctctctctctccctcttttTTATTTCGGCCACCAACGAGgattcaaaaccctaattctgtAATTTGATGCACCTCTTTCGGTGGGATGGATATGTCCTATTTATACTCGTTTATTCGtggagtatttttttattttttatttt
The Erigeron canadensis isolate Cc75 chromosome 2, C_canadensis_v1, whole genome shotgun sequence DNA segment above includes these coding regions:
- the LOC122588603 gene encoding transcription initiation factor TFIID subunit 4b-like isoform X1, whose protein sequence is MNNNIDNSSNNNNDNNNKTTMNNNNNNSALQVPTNNTSAPQLPTSKDSTTALSQGTNHTPSQLFQQWQSSKREVKVSFPNEEDVKPNIHELKASAMEVNRHASGRETQHPPNDTSRDITHVKSEPSRPQDDQRNAHMSQVMHMQSTDKNPAQNIARIPDNEAQLQRMRSQQAVAAGQAATNAMNRSSGKQVPFALLLPVIEPQLDKDKAMQLQGLYARLRNNNINKDEFVRHMRSLVGDHMLKMAVYKLQQGQIPAQHSAKIGTQKPSSFVGSPPLRQASESSSQAMDSNAQKARLMEHQSDLHGVQASHMISNASAMKQEREQPPFPIQGLGKQQQQHIHFPQSSFPTYGNTSGNYHPSSNPNMNMPSQSLQMRQGPVHPTMGSQPMNPMSLPDMKRMHAAGLTHYTSNSPNSGHWQPSMHKDQSLMSSMPYAKPDSLDQMNDQQHKSQLSTSHNSSSFSSNQHEHGSGVAGSSKDDSLEMMSSRPGFSTPMNKLEPKSITAQLERQNVATANSQLGSGSNIKTPPKKPVVGQKKPLEAPVNSISKKQKVSGAFSDQSIEQLNDVTAVSGVNLKEEEEQLFSGSKEDSRVSEASRKVVQEEEERLILQKSPLQKKLAEIMAKCGVKSRSNDVERCLSLCAEERLRGLISNLIRLSKQRVDIEKPRYRTVITSDVRQQIMSMNQKAREEWEKKQADAEKLQRADEPEGSGDGDDGRGKFSKVNKEEDDKMRTTAANVAARAAVGGDDMLSKWQLMAEQARQKREGGPDVPSTSQPSVEVGPKPVLNSERSSNDNPDTERSSAVVTATPGSVKKSSRNQDLVQNNSNIARTITVKDVISVLGREVQMSRSTLIYRLYEKVRSNSVSE
- the LOC122586973 gene encoding uncharacterized protein At2g23090, whose product is MGGGNAQKSKMAREKNLEKAKAAGKGSQLEANKKAMNIQCKVCMQTFICTTSEVKCREHAEAKHPKADVYTCFPHLKK
- the LOC122588603 gene encoding transcription initiation factor TFIID subunit 4b-like isoform X2; translated protein: MNNNIDNSSNNNNDNNNKTTMNNNNNNSALQVPTNNTSAPQLPTTLSQGTNHTPSQLFQQWQSSKREVKVSFPNEEDVKPNIHELKASAMEVNRHASGRETQHPPNDTSRDITHVKSEPSRPQDDQRNAHMSQVMHMQSTDKNPAQNIARIPDNEAQLQRMRSQQAVAAGQAATNAMNRSSGKQVPFALLLPVIEPQLDKDKAMQLQGLYARLRNNNINKDEFVRHMRSLVGDHMLKMAVYKLQQGQIPAQHSAKIGTQKPSSFVGSPPLRQASESSSQAMDSNAQKARLMEHQSDLHGVQASHMISNASAMKQEREQPPFPIQGLGKQQQQHIHFPQSSFPTYGNTSGNYHPSSNPNMNMPSQSLQMRQGPVHPTMGSQPMNPMSLPDMKRMHAAGLTHYTSNSPNSGHWQPSMHKDQSLMSSMPYAKPDSLDQMNDQQHKSQLSTSHNSSSFSSNQHEHGSGVAGSSKDDSLEMMSSRPGFSTPMNKLEPKSITAQLERQNVATANSQLGSGSNIKTPPKKPVVGQKKPLEAPVNSISKKQKVSGAFSDQSIEQLNDVTAVSGVNLKEEEEQLFSGSKEDSRVSEASRKVVQEEEERLILQKSPLQKKLAEIMAKCGVKSRSNDVERCLSLCAEERLRGLISNLIRLSKQRVDIEKPRYRTVITSDVRQQIMSMNQKAREEWEKKQADAEKLQRADEPEGSGDGDDGRGKFSKVNKEEDDKMRTTAANVAARAAVGGDDMLSKWQLMAEQARQKREGGPDVPSTSQPSVEVGPKPVLNSERSSNDNPDTERSSAVVTATPGSVKKSSRNQDLVQNNSNIARTITVKDVISVLGREVQMSRSTLIYRLYEKVRSNSVSE